TGATGCCGGTGCTGACGCCGATCCAGGCGCCCAGCACGGTGGGCACCAGCGACAGGGCGAGCAGCCAGTAGGTGTTGCGCAGCACCTTGTTGCGCTGACTGGCCAGCGCGCCGCCCCCGGCATAGCCGGCGTATTGGGTCTGCAGACGGTCTTCCATGTGTCCTCCGTACCTGAAATGGGTCATCCAGGGCCATAGACCCCACCGGACGATTCTAGTTCCGCGACACGCCGCCTCCGGCCACGCGCAAACCCGGCGCCGGCGGGCCGCCTCCGCCGTCTTCATTACAGTGCGGCGTCTGCAACCTCCTGACCCAACGCTCATGAACACCAAACCCGTGCTCGGCGCCGACGACGTGCGCCGCATCGCCCAGGCCGCCGAGGCGGAAGCGCTGGCCCACCAGTGGCCGGTGACCATCGCGGTCGTGGACGACGGCGGTCACCTGCTGTGGCTGCAGCGCCTGGACGGCGCGCCGCCGATCTCGGCCCAGATCGCCCCCGCCAAGGCGCACACGGCCGCCCTCGGACGGCGGGAGTCGAAGGTCTACGAAGACGTGATCAACGGCGGGCGCACTTCGTTCCTCAGCGCCCCGGGCGTCGCCGGTCTGCTCGAAGGCGGCGTGCCCATCCTGGTCGAGGGCCAGTGCATCGGCGCGGTGGGCGTCAGCGGGGTGAAGTCGAACGAGGACGCGCAGATCGCCCGCGCCGGCATCGCGGCCCTGTAGCTGCGGGCGCGGCGGTCGGCACGGGCGGCCCGGACGGCCGCCTAGGCGCCGCGGGGAGGGCCCCCGGGTGGTGCACCGGCGGCTATAATCCCGCGGTTTACCCGCCAACATCCCGTCCTAGCGAAACGAGCTTCGTTTCCCCCGTGGCCCCGAGCCTGCACCGCCGCCTTGCGGCACCCGTGCAGTGACCTTCGGTGCGGCCCGCGGGCGTCCCGATCGCCGCGTGGCTTTCGCCCGCGCCGCTGGGGCGGGCACCCACCGGAGTCCGCCTTGCTGCCCGTTCTGCCCCCCGCCATCCTCGCCCTTGCAGACGGCACGGTCTTTCAAGGCACCTCGATCGGCGCCGCCGGTCGAACGGTCGGCGAAGTGGTGTTCAACACCGCGCTCACCGGCTACCAGGAGATCCTCACCGACCCCAGCTATGCGCGGCAGATCGTCACCCTGACGTACCCGCACATCGGCAACTACGGCGTCAACGGTGAGGACGTCGAAGCCTCGAACGTCCATGCCGCCGGCCTGGTGATCAAGGACCTGCCGGTCCTCACCAGCAACTTCCGTCAGACGCTGACGCTGTCCGAGTACCTGCAGCGCGAAGGCACCGTCGGCATCGCCGACATCGACACCCGCAAGCTCACCCGCCTGCTGCGGTCCAAGGGGGCGCAGAACGGCTGCATCGTCGCCTTCCCGGCCGGCACCGCGGTGAGCGAGGACGACATCGCCGAGGCGGTGGCCCAGGCCCGCTCGGCGCCGAACATGGCCGGCCTCGACCTGGCGCAGAAGGTGACGGTGACCGAGCCCTACGACTGGACCGAGGCCGAGTGGCGCCTGGCCCGCGACGGCGACGGCAAGCCCGGCTACGCGCAGCTGCAGGATGCGAAGTACCACGTGGTCGCCTTCGACTACGGCGTCAAGCGCAACATCCTGCGCATGCTGGCCGAGCGCGGCTGCCGCATCACCGTGGTGCCGGCGAAGACGCCGGCCGCGGAGGTGCTGAAGCACCGTCCCGACGGCGTGTTCCTCGCCAACGGTCCGGGCGACCCGGAGCCCTGCGACTACGCCATCGAGGCCACGCAGCAGGTGATCGACGCGGGCGTGCCGACCTTCGGCATCTGCCTGGGCCACCAGATCATGGCGCTGGCCTCGGGCGCGAAGACCTACAAGATGAAGTTCGGCCACCACGGCGCCAACCACCCGGTGAAGGACCTCGACTCCGGCCGGGTCTGCATCACCAGCCAGAACCACGGCTTCGCGGTGGACGAGAAGACGCTGCCGGCCAACCTGAAGCCCACGCACGTGAGCCTCTTCGACGGCACGCTGCAGGGCCTGGCGCGCACCGACAAGCCCGCCTTCTGCTTCCAGGGCCACCCGGAGGCCTCACCCGGCCCGCACGACGTGAGCTACCTGTTCGACCGTTTCGTCGCGCTGATGGACAGCCAGCAGAACAACAACAAGAAGGAGCAGCGCAATGCCTAAGCGCGACGACCTGAAGAGCATCCTCATCATCGGCGCCGGCCCGATCGTCATCGGCCAGGCCTGCGAGTTCGACTACTCCGGCGCCCAGGCCTGCAAGGCGCTGCGCGAGGAGGGCTACCGCGTCGTCCTGGTCAACAGCAACCCGGCGACCATCATGACCGACCCGGAGATGGCGGACGCGACCTACATCGAACCCATCACCTGGCAGGTGGTGGAGAAGATCATCGCCAAGGAGCGGCCGGACGCGGTGCTGCCCACCATGGGCGGACAGACCGCGCTGAACTGCGCGCTCGACCTGCACAAGCACGGCGTGCTGGCGAAGTACGGCGTGGAGATGATCGGCGCCAACGAGCACGCCATCGAGAAGGCCGAGGACCGGCTGAAGTTCAAGGACGCGATGACCAAGATCGGGCTCGGCTCGGCCAAGTCCGGCATCGCGCATTCGATGGAAGAGGCCTGGGGCGTGCAGAAGCGCATCCAGGCCGAGATCGGCGGCTCCGGCTTCCCCATGGTCATCCGGCCCAGCTTCACGCTCGGCGGCACCGGCGGCGGCATCGCCTACAACCCGGAGGAGTTCGAGGAGATCTGCAAGCGCGGCCTCGACCTGTCGCCGACCAACGAGCTGCTGATCGAGGAGTCGCTGATCGGCTGGAAGGAGTACGAGATGGAGGTGGTCCGCGACAAGGCGGACAACTGCATCATCGTCTGCTCGATCGAGAACCTCGACCCGATGGGCATCCACACCGGCGACTCGATCACGGTGGCGCCGGCGCAGACGCTGACCGACAAGGAATACCAGCTGATGCGCAACGCCTCGATCGCCATCCTGCGCGAGATCGGCGTCGACACCGGCGGCTCCAACGTGCAGTTCTCGATCAACCCGCAGACCGGCCGGATGATCGTCATCGAGATGAACCCTCGGGTGTCGCGTTCGTCGGCCCTGGCGTCCAAGGCCACCGGCTTCCCGATCGCCAAGGTGGCGGCCAAGCTGGCCGTGGGCTACACGCTGGACGAACTGCGCAACGACATCACCGGCGGCGCCACACCGGCCTCGTTCGAGCCGTCGATCGACTACGTCGTCACCAAGATCCCGCGCTTCGCCTTCGAGAAGTTCCCGGCCGCCGACCCGCACCTGACGACGCAGATGAAGTCGGTGGGCGAGGTGATGGCCATGGGCCGCACCTTCCAGGAAAGCTTCCAGAAGGCGCTGCGCGGGCTGGAGACCGGCATCGACGGCCTGTCCGAGCGCTCGACCGACCGCGACGAGATCATCGACGAGATCGGCAACGCCGGTCCGGAGCGGATCCTCTACGTCGGCGATGCCTTCCGCATCGGCATGTCGCTGCAGGAGGTGCACGAGGAGACGGCGATCGACCTGTGGTTCCTGGCGCAGATCGAGCAGCTGGTGCAGGTAGAGCAGCAGCTGGCCGGCCGCACGCTGGCCAGCCTGTCGGCGCCCGAGCTGCGCTACCTGAAGAAGAAGGGCTTCTCCGACCGCCGCCTCGCCAAGCTGCTGAAGACCGACCAGCACGCGGTTCGCAAGGCGCGCCATGCCCAGGGCATCCGACCGGTCTACAAGCGGGTGGACACCTGCGCGGCGGAGTTCGCGACGCAGACGGCCTACATGTACTCCAGCTACGACGAGGAGTGCGAGGCGGAGCCCACCGACCGGAAGAAGATCATGGTGCTCGGCGGCGGCCCGAACCGCATCGGCCAGGGCATCGAGTTCGACTACTGCTGCGTCCACGCGGCCCTCGCCATGCGCGAGGACGGCTACGAGACCATCATGGTCAACTGCAACCCGGAGACGGTGTCCACCGACTACGACACCAGCGACCGCCTGTACTTCGAACCGGTGACGCTGGAGGACGTGCTGGAGATCGTCGACAAGGAAAAGCCGGTCGGCGTCATCGTGCAGTACGGCGGGCAGACGCCGCTGAAGCTGGCGCTCGACCTGGAGGCCAACGGCGTCCCCATCATCGGCACCAGCCCCGACTCCATCGACATCGCCGAGGACCGCGAGCGCTTCCAGCAACTGCTCAAGGACCTCGGCCTGAAGCAGCCGCCCAACCGCACCGCCCGCACCGAGGACCAGGCGCTGGCGCTGGCGCAGGAGATCGGCTATCCGCTGGTGGTGCGGCCGAGCTACGTGCTGGGCGGCCGGGCGATGGAGATCGTTCACGGCGACAAGGACCTCGAGCGCTACATGCGCGAGGCGGTCAAGGTCAGCGAGAAGTCGCCGGTGCTGCTCGACCGCTTCCTCGACGACGCGATCGAGGTCGACGTCGACTGCATCAGCGACGGCCGCGAGGTGATGATCGGCGGCATCATGGAGCACATCGAGCAGGCGGGGGTGCACTCCGGCGACTCGGCCTGCTCGCTGCCGCCCTACACCCTGCCCGCCGCGCTGCAGGACGAACTGCGCCGGCAGACCGCGCAGATGGCCAAGGCGCTGAAGGTCATCGGCCTGATGAACGTGCAGTTCGCCATCCAGGGCGACACCTCGGGCGACGGCTCGAAGGCCACGGTCTACGTGCTGGAGGTCAACCCGCGCGCCTCGCGCACGGTGCCCTTCGTCAGCAAGGCCACCGGCCAGCCGCTGGCCAAGATCGCGGCGCGCTGCATGGCCGGCAGCGGCCTCGGCGACCAGCGCATCCAGGGCCGGGCGCCGCGCGAGGTGGTGCCGCCGTACTTCAGCGTGAAGGAGGCGGTGTTCCCCTTCAACAAGTTCCCCGGCGTGGACCCCATCCTCGGCCCCGAGATGCGCTCCACCGGCGAGGTGATGGGCGTGGCCTACACCTTCGGCGAAGCGATGCTGAAGAGCCAGCTCGGCGCCGGCTCCCGCCTGCCGACCAAGGGCACGGTGGTGATCTCGGTGAAGAACGCCGACAAGGACCGCGCGGTGCAGGTCGGCCGCGACCTGGTGCAGCTCGGCTTCACGGTGGTGGCGACCAAGGGCACGGCGGCCGCGCTGGCGGCCGGGGGGCGTGCCGGTGCGGGTGGTGAACAAGGTCAAGGACGGCCGGCCGCACATCGCGGACATGGTCAAGGGCGGCGAGATCCAGCTGGTGTTCATCACCGTGGACGAGACCCGCACCGCGATCGCCGATTCGCGCTACATCCGCACCGCGGCGCTGGCCAACCGGGTCACCTACTACACCACGATGGCCGGCTGCGAGGCGGCGACCGAGGCGCTGAAGCACCAGGACGCACTTCAGGTGCTTTCCCTGCAGGAGCTGCACCGGGAACTGCACTAAACTGGCCGCACTCCATCCGCCGCCGCTGTGCCCGTTCTCACGGGTGTCCGGCGGCGGCTTCGTTTCTGGAAGAGAACCCCCAAGAGAACCGGATTTCGCCATGGCGACCATTCCCCCTGACCAAGCGCGGTGCCGAGAAGCTCAAGGAAGAGCTGCACCGTCTGAAGACCGTCGAGCGCCATGCGGTGATCCAGGCGATTGCGGAGGCGCGCGCGCAGGGCGACCTGTCGGAGAACGCCGAGTACGACGCCGCCAAGGACAAGCAGGGCTTCATCGAGGGCCGCATCCTGGAGCTGGAGGGCAAGCTGGCCGCCGCCCAGGTGATCGACCCGTCGGCGCTGGACGCCGGCGGCAAGGTGGTCTTCGGTGCCACCGTCGACCTGGAGGAGGAGGACAGCGGCGCGCAGGTCACCTACCAGCTGGTGGGCGACGACGAAGCCGACCTGAAGCAGGGCCTGATCTCCATCAGCTCGCCGATCGCCCGCGCGCTGATCGGGAAGGAAGCCGGCGACGTGGCCGAGGTGCAGGCCCCCGGCGGCATCAAGCACTACGAGATTGTCGAGGTCCGCTACGTCTGAGCCGTCGCACGCCATGCCCCCGGTGGCGACCCGGCTGACCGCGCTGCTGGCCGGCCTGTGGGCCGGGCTGCTGCTGTGCATCGCCACCATCGCCACGCCGGCGCCGTTCGCCACCCTGGCCACGGCCGATGCCGGCCGGGTGGTGGGCCGCATCTTCGCGGTGGAGGCCTATGTCAGCCTGGCGCTCGCGCTGGTGCTCTTCCTGCTCGAGCGGGCCGCGGCGCGCCGCCGCGCGTCGGTGGGGGAGGGCTCGGCGTTCAGCGCCGACCTGGTGCTGGTGCTCGGCGCGCTGTTCTGCACCGTGCTGGGGTATTTCGCGCTGCAGCCGATGATGGCGGCGGCACGGGTGGGTCAGGGCCGCTGGTCCTTCGGCGCGTTGCACGCCGTGTCGTTCGCGCTGTTCGGCCTGAAGGGCCTGCTGGTGCTGGCGCTGGCCTGGCGCCGCACCGGTGCCGGCTGGCCGCCGGCGCGACACGACGTCACTCCGCCACCTTTCGCTTGATGCTGGTGCCCACGCGCTTCTTGGCGCGCTTGATGGTGCCGCCGGCGGTCACCCGCTCGTTGCCGTAGACCTTGACCTTCTGCACCGTCGGCCGGTGGTTGCCGCTCTTCGAGAACTTGACCAGCTTGACCACCCGTGGCCCGGCGCCGCGCTCCTCCCGCTCGGCCTTGGGCTTGTCCGTGAGCGGGCGCCACAGCACCAGCAGCTTGCCGATGTGCTGGATGGGCGCGGCGTCGAGCTGCTCGGCGAGTTGCTCCAGCAAGGCGCCACGGGCCAGGCGGTCGTCGGAGAAGACGCGGACCTTGATCAGCCCGTGGGCGGCAAGGGCCGCGTCGGCCTCCTTGAGCACCGCCGGGGTCAGGCCGTCGGCGCCGATGGCGACGACGGGGTGCAGGTGGTGCGCCTCGGCGCGGTGCACCTTGCGCTGGGCGGGGGTCAGTTCGATGGCGGGCATCGTTCGTATTATGGCCGCCGCCCCCCGGTCTTCCGGCCGCACGCGGCCGCTGCGGTCCGCCGCCGCGCGCCGGGCGGTGTCCCAACCGAAGAAGAGGCCATGACCAAGGTCAAGAGCAAGAAGGTCAACCGCGCGTGGCTGCACGATCACCTGAACGACCCCTACGTCAAGCTGGCGCAGAAGGAGGGCTACCGCGCCCGGGCCGCCTACAAGCTCAAGGAGATCGACGAGGCGCTGAAGTTGGTGCGCCCGGGCCAGACGGTGGTCGACCTCGGCAGCGCGCCCGGCGCCTGGAGCCAGTACCTGCGCCGCCGCTTCGCGCCGAAGGAGGCGGGCGTCGGCGGCGCCGCCAGCGGTGAACTCAACGGCCGCATCGTCGCCCTCGACCTGCTGCCGATGGAGCCGATCGAGGGCGTGCTGTTCCTCCAGGGCGACTTCCGCGAGGAGGCGGTGGCGTCGCAGGTGGCCGAGGCCCTGCAGGGACAGCCGGCGGACCTGGTGGTGTCCGACATGGCGCCCAACCTGTCGGGCATCGAAAGCGCCGATTCCGCCCGCATCGCGCACCTGGTGGAACTGTCGGTGGAATTTGCGCAGACCCACCTCAGGCCCGACGGCGCCCTGGTGTGCAAGGTGTTCCACGGCCCGGGCTACAGCCAGCTCGTCGAACTGTTCAAAAAAACCTTCCGGGTGGTCAAGCCGATCAAGCCGAAAGCGTCCCGGGACCGGTCGTCGGAAACTTTCCTGGTGGGAATGGGACTCAAGAAGTCGTCGTGATGCGACGAAATCGACGTGGCGCGCGGGCCTCCCAGCGTCATGGGTTGCCCGCCGGGCCCGGCGGGCCCGGCGGGCGCCGATCTTGCTTGCTCTAGAATCGGCCCCACTTACCGTGGCAGCGCGTTCGAGAGGCAGGTTTCGGCCGGTGTTGAAGGTGCTGTGCCGTAGGAAATGAAGAAGGAGCCGCGGTGAACAATCAATGGTTTTCCAAGGTCGCTGTCTGGCTGGTGATCGCCCTCGTGCTGTTCACCGTGTTCAAGCAGTTCGACCGCGGGGCCACCCAGGGCAGCCAGATCGGCTACTCGGACTTCCTCGAAGAGGTGCGCGCCAAGCGCATCAAGTCCGTCACCCTGCAGGAAGGCAATGGCGGCACCGAGATCCTGGCCGTCACGACGGACGACAAGCGCATCCGCTCCACCGCCACCTACCTCGACCGGGGCCTGGTCGGCGACCTGATCAGCAACAACGTCAAGTTCGACGTGCGGCCCCGCGAGGAGCCGTCGGTGCTGATGAGCATCCTGGTGAGCTGGGGCCCGATGCTGCTGCTCATCGGCGTGTGGGTCTATTTCATGCGCCAGATGCAGGGCGGGGGCAAGGGCGGGGCGTTCAGCTTCGGCAAGAGCCGGGCGCGCATGCTCGACGAGAGCAACAACGCCATCACCTTCGCCGACGTGGCCGGCTGCGACGAGGCCAAGGAGGAGGTCAAGGAACTGGTCGACTTCCTCAAGGACCCGCAGAAGTTCCAGAAGCTGGGCGGGCGCATCCCGCGCGGCGTGCTGATGGTCGGCCCTCCGGGCACCGGCAAGACGCTGCTGGCCAAGGCCATCGCCGGCGAGGCCAAGGTGCCGTTCTTCAGCATCTCCGGCTCCGACTTCGTCGAGATGTTCGTCGGCGTGGGCGCGGCCCGCGTGCGCGACATGTTCGAGCAGGCGAAGAAGAGCGCGCCCTGCATCATCTTCGTCGACGAGATCGACGCCGTCGGCCGCCACCGTGGTGCCGGCCTGGGCGGCGGCAACGACGAGCGCGAGCAGACGCTGAACCAGATGCTGGTCGAGATGGACGGCTTCGAGACCAACCTCGGCGTCATCGTGATGGCGGCCACCAACCGGCCCGACATCCTCGACCCCGCGCTGCTGCGCCCCGGCCGCTTCGACCGCCAGGTCTACGTGACGCTGCCCGACGTGCGCGGCCGCGAGCAGATCCTCAACGTGCACATGCGCAAGGTGCCGATCGGCCAGGACATCCGGGCCGACATCCTCGCGCGCGGCACGCCGGGTTTCTCCGGCGCCGACCTGGCCAACCTGGTCAACGAGGCCGCGCTCTTCGCCGCCCGCCGCAACGGCCGGGTGGTGGAGATGCAGGACTTCGAGCGCGCCAAGGACAAGATCATGATGGGGCCGGAGCGCAAGTCCATGGTCATGCCCGAGGAGGAGCGCCGCAACACCGCCTACCACGAGGCCGGCCATGCGCTGGTGGCGCGGCTGCTGCCCAAGACCGACCCGGTGCACAAGGTGACCATCATCCCGCGCGGCCGTGCGCTGGGCGTGACGATGCAGCTGCCCGAGGGCGACCGCTACAGCATGGACAAGGAGCGCATGCTCTCGACCATCTCGGTGCTGTTCGGCGGGCGCATCGCCGAAGAGGTGTTCATGAACCAGATGACCACCGGCGCCAGCAACGACTTCGAGCGTGCGACCCAGATCGCCCGCGACATGGTCACCCGCTACGGCATGACCGACGAACTCGGCCCGATGGTCTACGCCGAGAACGAGGGCGAGGTCTTCCTCGGCCGCTCGATCACCAAGCAGGTCAATGTCTCGGAAGAGACGATGCAGAAGGTGGACAAGCAGATCCGCCGCATCATCGACGAGCAGTACGCCGCGGCGCGCAAGTTGATCGAGGACAACCAGGACAAGATGCACGCCATGGCCAAGGCGCTGCTCGAATGGGAGACCATCGACGCCGATCAGATCGACGACATCATGTCCGGCCGTCCGCCGCGTCCGCCGAAGGACCTGGGCAGCGTGCCGCGCAGCGGCGGTCCCACGCCGCCGGTCACGACCGACGGCGCCCCCGCGGCCGCCTGATCGGCAACCGGTGGGCATTGAGCAGCGGGGCTTCGGCCCCGCTTTCCTTTGGGCGAGGGTCGCATGAACGGTGCCGGCAACCCCCGCCGGTCTGGCAGACCACCCGCTTTCGCCTGTCGCTCGACCGCCCGTGGGTGATGGGCATCGTCAACGTGACGCCCGACTCGTTCTCGGACGGCGGTCGGTTCGCCGCCACCGACGACGCGATCGCGCATTGCGAGGCGTTGCGGGCCGAGGGGGCCGACCTGCTCGACATCGGCGGCGAATCCACCCGGCCGGGCGCCGCGACGCCGTCGCCGGCGGAGGAACTGGCCCGCGTCGAGCCGGTGCTGCGCCATGCGGTCGGGCTGGGCCTGCCGGTGTCGGTGGACACCAGCGAGCCGGTGGTCATCCGCCGCGCCCTGGAGCTCGGCGTCGACATCGTCAACGACGTGCGGGCGCTGCGCCGGCCGGGGGCGCTGTCGGCGGTGGCGGACCATCCCACCGCCGGGCTGTGCCTGATGCACATGCGCGGCGAGCCGGGCAGCATGCAGGCCCAAGCCGAGTACCAGGACGTCGTCGGCGAGGTGGCGGGTTTCCTGAGGGCGCGCAT
The sequence above is a segment of the Aquabacterium sp. J223 genome. Coding sequences within it:
- a CDS encoding heme-binding protein, translated to MNTKPVLGADDVRRIAQAAEAEALAHQWPVTIAVVDDGGHLLWLQRLDGAPPISAQIAPAKAHTAALGRRESKVYEDVINGGRTSFLSAPGVAGLLEGGVPILVEGQCIGAVGVSGVKSNEDAQIARAGIAAL
- the folP gene encoding dihydropteroate synthase, with amino-acid sequence MGIVNVTPDSFSDGGRFAATDDAIAHCEALRAEGADLLDIGGESTRPGAATPSPAEELARVEPVLRHAVGLGLPVSVDTSEPVVIRRALELGVDIVNDVRALRRPGALSAVADHPTAGLCLMHMRGEPGSMQAQAEYQDVVGEVAGFLRARMAAALALGIAAERILPDPGIGFAKTPAHNLALLARQRELHAALGRPLLVGWSRKSTLGVVTGRPVGERQVASVAAALAALQQGAAVVRVHDVAPTVDAIKVWQAAGLLPGGANDTRTMDS
- a CDS encoding RlmE family RNA methyltransferase produces the protein MTKVKSKKVNRAWLHDHLNDPYVKLAQKEGYRARAAYKLKEIDEALKLVRPGQTVVDLGSAPGAWSQYLRRRFAPKEAGVGGAASGELNGRIVALDLLPMEPIEGVLFLQGDFREEAVASQVAEALQGQPADLVVSDMAPNLSGIESADSARIAHLVELSVEFAQTHLRPDGALVCKVFHGPGYSQLVELFKKTFRVVKPIKPKASRDRSSETFLVGMGLKKSS
- the ftsH gene encoding ATP-dependent zinc metalloprotease FtsH → MNNQWFSKVAVWLVIALVLFTVFKQFDRGATQGSQIGYSDFLEEVRAKRIKSVTLQEGNGGTEILAVTTDDKRIRSTATYLDRGLVGDLISNNVKFDVRPREEPSVLMSILVSWGPMLLLIGVWVYFMRQMQGGGKGGAFSFGKSRARMLDESNNAITFADVAGCDEAKEEVKELVDFLKDPQKFQKLGGRIPRGVLMVGPPGTGKTLLAKAIAGEAKVPFFSISGSDFVEMFVGVGAARVRDMFEQAKKSAPCIIFVDEIDAVGRHRGAGLGGGNDEREQTLNQMLVEMDGFETNLGVIVMAATNRPDILDPALLRPGRFDRQVYVTLPDVRGREQILNVHMRKVPIGQDIRADILARGTPGFSGADLANLVNEAALFAARRNGRVVEMQDFERAKDKIMMGPERKSMVMPEEERRNTAYHEAGHALVARLLPKTDPVHKVTIIPRGRALGVTMQLPEGDRYSMDKERMLSTISVLFGGRIAEEVFMNQMTTGASNDFERATQIARDMVTRYGMTDELGPMVYAENEGEVFLGRSITKQVNVSEETMQKVDKQIRRIIDEQYAAARKLIEDNQDKMHAMAKALLEWETIDADQIDDIMSGRPPRPPKDLGSVPRSGGPTPPVTTDGAPAAA
- the carA gene encoding glutamine-hydrolyzing carbamoyl-phosphate synthase small subunit, whose translation is MLPVLPPAILALADGTVFQGTSIGAAGRTVGEVVFNTALTGYQEILTDPSYARQIVTLTYPHIGNYGVNGEDVEASNVHAAGLVIKDLPVLTSNFRQTLTLSEYLQREGTVGIADIDTRKLTRLLRSKGAQNGCIVAFPAGTAVSEDDIAEAVAQARSAPNMAGLDLAQKVTVTEPYDWTEAEWRLARDGDGKPGYAQLQDAKYHVVAFDYGVKRNILRMLAERGCRITVVPAKTPAAEVLKHRPDGVFLANGPGDPEPCDYAIEATQQVIDAGVPTFGICLGHQIMALASGAKTYKMKFGHHGANHPVKDLDSGRVCITSQNHGFAVDEKTLPANLKPTHVSLFDGTLQGLARTDKPAFCFQGHPEASPGPHDVSYLFDRFVALMDSQQNNNKKEQRNA
- a CDS encoding DUF4149 domain-containing protein — encoded protein: MPPVATRLTALLAGLWAGLLLCIATIATPAPFATLATADAGRVVGRIFAVEAYVSLALALVLFLLERAAARRRASVGEGSAFSADLVLVLGALFCTVLGYFALQPMMAAARVGQGRWSFGALHAVSFALFGLKGLLVLALAWRRTGAGWPPARHDVTPPPFA
- a CDS encoding YhbY family RNA-binding protein, whose amino-acid sequence is MPAIELTPAQRKVHRAEAHHLHPVVAIGADGLTPAVLKEADAALAAHGLIKVRVFSDDRLARGALLEQLAEQLDAAPIQHIGKLLVLWRPLTDKPKAEREERGAGPRVVKLVKFSKSGNHRPTVQKVKVYGNERVTAGGTIKRAKKRVGTSIKRKVAE